The Clostridia bacterium genome includes a region encoding these proteins:
- a CDS encoding cobalamin B12-binding domain-containing protein, with protein sequence MDRPIRVVVAKPGLDGHDRGAKIVARALRDAGMEVIYTGLRQTPEQIVETAIQEDADCVAMSILSGAHNHLFPKVVNLLKEKGADDILVVGGGVIPEDDIPGLISAGVAGIFTPGTPTSVTIDFIKENIKRNV encoded by the coding sequence TTGGATAGGCCTATAAGAGTTGTAGTTGCTAAACCCGGGCTTGATGGTCATGACAGGGGTGCAAAGATTGTTGCAAGAGCACTTAGGGATGCAGGCATGGAGGTAATATATACCGGCCTTAGGCAGACCCCTGAGCAGATAGTTGAAACAGCTATACAGGAGGATGCAGATTGTGTAGCTATGAGTATATTATCAGGAGCCCACAACCACCTTTTCCCCAAGGTTGTCAATCTGCTTAAGGAAAAAGGTGCTGACGACATTCTTGTTGTAGGTGGAGGAGTTATCCCTGAGGATGATATACCAGGTCTTATTAGTGCAGGTGTTGCAGGGATATTTACACCGGGGACTCCTACGTCAGTGACTATAGATTTTATAAAAGAAAACATTAAGAGAAACGTATAG